A genomic segment from Vibrio panuliri encodes:
- a CDS encoding DUF2059 domain-containing protein, which yields MKVGLLCFCLLLASLPLQAEERSKMENEISQILGFEQTVAHYFVEYKKQLFKLYPKLTEEYVESNYGSVFKYGKKRYMNAYIKGLSVYTDEELKQLIEFYKSDKGKWIVKKNLESNIIVLDDLALASDDFNKVFIEKLESK from the coding sequence GTGAAAGTTGGTCTTTTATGTTTTTGCTTGCTATTGGCTTCTTTACCTTTGCAAGCAGAGGAGAGAAGCAAGATGGAAAATGAGATTTCTCAAATTCTGGGCTTTGAGCAAACAGTGGCGCACTACTTTGTGGAATACAAAAAACAGCTTTTCAAACTATATCCCAAATTGACAGAGGAGTATGTCGAATCAAATTATGGCTCAGTTTTTAAGTATGGTAAAAAGAGATATATGAATGCATATATAAAAGGCTTGTCAGTTTATACTGATGAAGAACTCAAGCAACTTATTGAGTTCTATAAGTCTGATAAGGGAAAGTGGATCGTCAAGAAGAATTTAGAATCAAATATCATTGTTCTTGATGATTTAGCACTTGCTTCTGACGATTTTAATAAGGTGTTTATCGAGAAACTTGAATCCAAGTAA
- the tdh gene encoding L-threonine 3-dehydrogenase has product MKIRALSKLKPEEGIWMTEVDMPVMGHNDLLIKIKKTAICGTDVHIYNWDEWSQNTIPVPMVVGHEYVGEVVGVGQEVRGFSVGDRVSGEGHITCGYCRNCRAGRTHLCRNTIGVGVNRTGCFSEYLVIPAFNAFKIPDSISDDLASIFDPFGNAVHTALSFDLVGEDVLITGAGPIGIMAAAVAKHAGARYVVITDVNEYRLDLARKIGVTRAVNPLNESLEELMDDLGMLEGFDVGLEMSGNPSAFDSMLKTINHGGRIALLGLPPLEMGIDWNQVIFKGLVIKGIYGREMFETWYKMATVLQSGLDLTPVITHQFKVDDFQKGFDIMRSGQSGKVILDWE; this is encoded by the coding sequence ATGAAAATTAGAGCATTATCAAAGCTAAAGCCAGAAGAAGGCATTTGGATGACGGAAGTCGATATGCCTGTGATGGGACACAATGACCTGCTGATCAAAATTAAGAAAACAGCAATTTGTGGCACTGACGTCCATATCTACAACTGGGATGAATGGTCACAAAATACCATTCCTGTCCCCATGGTTGTCGGCCACGAATATGTAGGGGAAGTTGTCGGTGTTGGTCAAGAAGTTCGAGGCTTTAGTGTTGGTGACCGTGTTTCTGGCGAGGGTCATATCACCTGTGGTTATTGCCGCAATTGTCGTGCTGGTCGTACCCATCTCTGCCGCAATACAATTGGAGTTGGGGTAAATCGAACTGGCTGTTTCTCGGAATATCTTGTGATTCCTGCGTTTAACGCGTTTAAGATCCCTGACAGCATTTCTGATGACCTAGCTTCAATTTTTGACCCGTTTGGCAATGCGGTTCACACGGCGCTTTCTTTTGATCTTGTGGGTGAAGATGTGCTGATCACGGGGGCTGGCCCTATCGGTATTATGGCAGCCGCTGTCGCCAAGCACGCCGGCGCGCGTTACGTAGTGATTACTGACGTGAACGAATACCGATTGGATCTAGCACGCAAGATAGGCGTAACACGTGCAGTGAACCCGCTTAATGAGTCATTGGAGGAGTTGATGGATGATCTTGGCATGTTAGAAGGGTTTGATGTGGGCCTAGAAATGTCAGGTAATCCATCAGCATTCGATTCCATGCTTAAAACCATCAACCACGGCGGTCGTATTGCACTGTTGGGACTTCCACCTTTGGAGATGGGAATTGATTGGAACCAAGTGATTTTTAAAGGCTTGGTGATCAAAGGCATCTACGGACGCGAAATGTTCGAAACATGGTACAAGATGGCGACAGTGCTCCAGTCTGGTCTCGATTTAACGCCAGTCATCACTCACCAATTCAAGGTCGATGATTTCCAAAAAGGCTTCGATATTATGCGTAGCGGGCAATCTGGCAAAGTTATCCTGGATTGGGAATAA
- a CDS encoding glycine C-acetyltransferase has translation MSSAFYLQIQQQLEDVKAEGLYKPERVITSQQQAQVQVSTGQEVLNFCANNYLGLANDPALIDAAKAGMDQHGFGMASVRFICGTQDIHKQLEQKLSQFLGKEDTILYTSCFDANTGLFETILDAEDAIISDALNHASIIDGVRLCKAKRFRYSNNNMQELEEQLIAAKDAGARHTLIVTDGVFSMDGVVANLPAICDLADQYGALVMVDDSHAVGFMGPNGAGTHEYHDVIDRIDIVTGTLGKAMGGASGGYTSGKKEVIDWLRQRSRPYLFSNSVAPGIVNASLRVLELLQESGDLRDRLWENATHFRTRMTEAGFTLGGADHAIIPIMLGDAKVAAEFAERSLEKGIYVIGFSFPVVPKGKARIRTQMSAAHSREQLDRAIDAFIAVGRDMSII, from the coding sequence ATGTCTTCTGCATTTTACCTACAGATCCAACAACAACTTGAAGATGTAAAGGCAGAAGGTCTTTACAAGCCTGAGCGTGTGATCACCTCTCAGCAACAGGCTCAAGTTCAAGTTTCTACCGGTCAAGAAGTGTTGAACTTCTGTGCGAACAACTATCTAGGCCTTGCTAACGATCCTGCACTTATTGATGCTGCAAAAGCAGGTATGGATCAACATGGTTTTGGTATGGCATCAGTTCGATTCATTTGTGGTACGCAAGATATTCATAAGCAACTTGAACAGAAACTGTCTCAGTTCCTCGGCAAAGAAGATACGATTCTTTACACCTCATGCTTTGATGCTAATACCGGCTTGTTTGAAACGATTCTGGATGCGGAAGATGCCATTATCTCAGACGCGCTTAACCACGCCTCTATTATTGATGGAGTTCGCTTGTGTAAAGCGAAGCGTTTTCGCTATTCAAACAACAACATGCAAGAGCTTGAAGAGCAGTTGATTGCCGCGAAAGACGCCGGTGCGCGTCATACTCTAATCGTGACCGACGGTGTGTTTTCGATGGATGGTGTCGTTGCGAATTTGCCTGCAATTTGTGATTTGGCTGATCAATACGGAGCGCTGGTGATGGTTGACGACTCACACGCGGTGGGTTTTATGGGGCCAAACGGCGCAGGTACACATGAATACCACGATGTAATTGACCGCATTGATATTGTCACTGGTACTTTAGGCAAAGCGATGGGGGGCGCATCAGGTGGTTATACCTCAGGTAAAAAAGAGGTCATTGATTGGTTACGTCAGCGCTCTCGTCCTTACTTATTCTCTAACTCGGTGGCGCCAGGGATTGTCAACGCATCATTGCGTGTTCTTGAGCTATTGCAAGAGAGCGGAGATCTTCGTGACCGCTTGTGGGAAAACGCGACGCATTTTCGCACGCGCATGACGGAAGCGGGCTTCACGCTAGGGGGAGCTGATCATGCCATTATCCCCATCATGTTAGGGGATGCAAAAGTAGCGGCAGAGTTTGCTGAGCGTTCGCTAGAAAAAGGTATCTATGTTATTGGCTTCTCTTTTCCTGTTGTACCAAAAGGAAAAGCTCGAATTCGTACTCAAATGTCGGCTGCACACTCTCGTGAGCAACTTGATCGCGCGATTGATGCGTTTATTGCAGTTGGTCGCGATATGAGCATTATTTAA